A portion of the Streptomyces erythrochromogenes genome contains these proteins:
- a CDS encoding TetR/AcrR family transcriptional regulator yields MADADSPYHHGNLREALLARAEEVLATTGADSLSLRALARDLGVSHAAPGRHFRDRQALLDALAVRGFTRLNEGLRAAVDAPGPVTARLAGMGRAYIAFAVANAPLLSLMFTAKHADDSSAELRELGHQSLHIAAGLVALAQQEGVVRAGEPDRLAQVAFSTVHGLAALAVGSLLEDTPLSEATDLALDVLLAGLAAPRGDAAPPGA; encoded by the coding sequence TTGGCCGACGCCGATTCGCCCTACCACCACGGCAACCTCCGCGAGGCCCTGCTGGCGCGCGCGGAGGAGGTCCTCGCGACGACGGGGGCGGACAGCCTGTCCCTCCGCGCCCTCGCCCGGGACCTCGGTGTCAGCCACGCCGCGCCGGGGCGCCACTTCCGCGACCGGCAGGCGCTGCTCGACGCGCTCGCCGTGCGCGGCTTCACCCGCCTCAACGAGGGTCTGCGGGCCGCCGTCGACGCGCCCGGCCCCGTCACCGCCCGGCTCGCCGGCATGGGGCGCGCCTACATCGCCTTCGCCGTGGCGAACGCCCCCTTGCTGAGCCTGATGTTCACGGCCAAGCACGCCGACGACTCCAGTGCCGAACTGCGCGAGCTCGGCCACCAGAGCCTGCACATCGCCGCCGGACTCGTCGCCCTCGCGCAGCAGGAGGGCGTCGTGCGCGCGGGCGAGCCGGACCGCCTCGCCCAGGTCGCCTTCTCCACCGTGCACGGCCTCGCGGCCCTGGCGGTCGGCTCCCTCCTGGAGGACACCCCGCTGTCCGAGGCCACCGACCTCGCCCTCGACGTCCTGCTCGCCGGCCTCGCGGCCCCCCGCGGTGACGCGGCACCGCCGGGTGCCTGA
- a CDS encoding DUF742 domain-containing protein: protein MKEPPSSWEDGSPERLYVITGGRSGPSTSVQLDLVTLVVAKGPPRPETQPEQASILRMCQSPLSVAEIAAYVGLPVSVVTVLVGDLMAAQRVHVRPPIPAAQLPDLALIEAVIDGLQKL from the coding sequence GTGAAAGAGCCGCCCTCAAGCTGGGAGGACGGCAGTCCCGAACGGCTCTACGTCATCACCGGCGGACGCAGTGGACCCTCCACCTCCGTCCAGCTCGACCTCGTGACCTTAGTGGTGGCCAAAGGGCCTCCCCGACCCGAGACGCAGCCCGAGCAGGCCTCCATCCTGCGGATGTGCCAGTCACCGCTGTCGGTGGCCGAGATCGCCGCGTACGTCGGCCTGCCCGTGAGCGTCGTCACCGTGCTGGTCGGAGACCTGATGGCCGCCCAACGCGTGCACGTCCGCCCGCCCATTCCCGCCGCGCAGCTACCCGACCTTGCTCTGATCGAGGCAGTGATCGATGGACTTCAGAAGCTCTGA
- a CDS encoding glycoside hydrolase family 64 protein, whose protein sequence is MFRLSRVLAFGVAALSVGAGVLFFGPPPSAEAVPATIPLTIKNNSGRSEPVYIYNLGTQLTTGRQGWADASGAFHPWPAGGNPPTPAPDASIAGPANGQTKTIRMPKFSGRVYFSVGRKLVFRLTTGGLVQPAVQNPTDPNHDILFNWSEYTLNDAGLWINSTQVDMFSAPYAVGAKAADGSVKNTGRLKAGGYGAVFGGLRSAGWGGLIQSRPDGTPLRALSPGHGIEAGGIPAGAMNDYINRVWSKYSSSTLTVTPFANEPGTKYYGRVSGNVMNFTNGSGAVVTSFQKPDSDSVFGCYKLLDAPNDTVRGPISRTLCAGFNRSTLLTNPNQPDANGAGFYRDAVTNHYSRIIHAQMADGKAYGFAFDDVGAHESLVHEGNPQEAFMTLEPFN, encoded by the coding sequence GTGTTCCGCTTGTCGAGAGTGCTGGCGTTCGGCGTCGCGGCCCTGTCGGTCGGCGCCGGCGTGCTGTTCTTCGGCCCGCCGCCGTCCGCGGAGGCCGTGCCGGCCACCATCCCGCTCACCATCAAGAACAACTCGGGGCGCAGCGAGCCCGTCTACATCTACAACCTGGGCACCCAGCTCACGACGGGCCGGCAGGGCTGGGCCGACGCCAGTGGTGCTTTCCACCCCTGGCCGGCGGGAGGAAACCCGCCCACCCCCGCCCCGGACGCGTCGATCGCCGGCCCGGCCAACGGGCAGACCAAGACGATCCGCATGCCCAAGTTCTCCGGACGCGTCTACTTCTCCGTCGGACGCAAGCTCGTCTTCAGGCTCACCACCGGCGGCCTGGTGCAGCCCGCCGTGCAGAACCCCACAGACCCCAACCACGACATCCTGTTCAACTGGTCCGAGTACACGCTCAACGACGCCGGCCTGTGGATCAACAGCACCCAGGTCGACATGTTCTCGGCCCCGTACGCGGTGGGCGCGAAGGCGGCCGACGGCTCGGTCAAGAACACCGGCCGTCTCAAGGCCGGCGGGTACGGCGCCGTCTTCGGCGGGCTGCGTTCGGCCGGCTGGGGAGGCCTGATCCAGAGCCGCCCCGACGGTACCCCGCTGCGGGCGCTGTCCCCCGGCCACGGCATCGAGGCGGGCGGCATCCCGGCCGGCGCGATGAACGACTACATCAACCGCGTCTGGAGCAAGTACAGCTCCTCCACCCTCACGGTGACGCCGTTCGCGAACGAACCCGGCACCAAGTACTACGGCCGGGTCTCGGGCAACGTCATGAACTTCACCAACGGCTCGGGTGCGGTGGTCACCAGCTTCCAGAAGCCCGACTCCGACAGCGTCTTCGGCTGCTACAAGCTCCTCGACGCCCCCAACGACACCGTCCGCGGCCCGATCTCCCGCACTCTGTGCGCGGGCTTCAACCGCTCGACGCTCCTGACCAATCCGAACCAGCCCGACGCGAACGGCGCCGGCTTCTACCGCGATGCCGTCACCAACCACTACTCCCGCATCATCCACGCGCAGATGGCCGACGGCAAGGCGTACGGCTTCGCCTTCGACGACGTGGGCGCCCACGAGTCGCTGGTGCACGAGGGCAACCCCCAGGAGGCCTTCATGACGCTGGAACCCTTCAACTGA
- a CDS encoding SpoIIE family protein phosphatase, with translation MNRFARLATRLLAVPLGLVWLEPAGEAAGAAPECWPVGAESDPAVPACCRLVAEDGMPRFLSHVGDGSDDGDGYDGGASFAFAGVPLVGGSGELLGVLAVTDRAPRKWSEDDVRDLSDLAAACSAQMRMRTRSETVRQAREAAEGEATRVHGLLNRSELLLRASEDLADTSGLDDVRRRVGDLVGGDLKPAGIDLVLVRQGMLHHVTGPVDDDVFGPPPGRLAEPFGLGSHWPVARAVREHRLIVVDGPSVAGGTDAAPGHPATPAFDGLHLATAACLPLRGTHDTLGALVLGWDAPYEIGVDERAVLTTLAGYTAQALERALHLDERVTVARQLQRAMLTELPDVPGLELSALYRPAARDDMVGGDWYDAYPLPVAPGGAATGALSLTVGDITGHDMRAAALMGQVRSMLRQADHDHAGEGPDQALCALERACRRLNLPASGTAVHAHLTPAADGHWRLRWSNAGHPAPLVVTADGAVETLARHDVLLHHALTPGPRTCDSRSLPPGSTLLLYTDGLVEERGGDIEDNVDRLSQQLTTAPPGVPLDALLRSLLGSVGPRDARDDAVLFAVRVAAS, from the coding sequence TTGAATCGTTTCGCCCGGCTCGCCACGCGGCTGCTGGCGGTGCCACTGGGACTCGTCTGGCTGGAGCCGGCGGGGGAGGCCGCGGGCGCGGCACCCGAGTGCTGGCCGGTCGGGGCGGAATCCGACCCGGCCGTGCCGGCGTGCTGCCGGCTGGTCGCGGAGGACGGAATGCCCCGCTTCCTGTCGCATGTCGGGGACGGTTCCGACGACGGCGACGGCTACGACGGCGGCGCGTCCTTCGCGTTCGCAGGCGTCCCCCTCGTCGGCGGTTCGGGCGAGCTCCTGGGCGTCCTCGCCGTCACGGACCGCGCCCCCCGGAAGTGGAGCGAGGACGACGTACGGGACCTGTCGGACCTCGCCGCCGCTTGCAGTGCGCAGATGCGGATGCGGACGCGCTCCGAGACCGTCCGCCAGGCCCGCGAGGCGGCGGAGGGGGAGGCGACCCGCGTGCACGGGCTGCTCAACCGTTCCGAGCTGCTCCTGCGGGCTTCCGAGGACCTCGCCGACACCAGCGGACTGGACGACGTCCGCCGGCGGGTCGGGGACCTCGTCGGCGGGGACCTCAAACCGGCCGGTATCGACCTGGTGCTGGTGCGGCAGGGGATGCTCCACCATGTGACGGGTCCCGTCGACGACGATGTCTTCGGCCCTCCGCCCGGGAGACTCGCCGAGCCCTTCGGCCTCGGTTCGCACTGGCCGGTCGCGCGGGCGGTGCGCGAGCACCGGTTGATCGTGGTCGACGGGCCGTCGGTGGCGGGCGGGACCGATGCCGCTCCCGGCCACCCGGCCACCCCGGCCTTCGACGGCCTGCACCTCGCGACCGCCGCCTGCCTGCCCCTGCGCGGTACCCACGACACCCTCGGGGCCCTGGTCCTGGGGTGGGACGCCCCGTACGAGATCGGCGTGGACGAGCGTGCGGTACTGACCACGCTCGCCGGCTACACCGCCCAGGCCCTCGAACGCGCCCTCCACCTCGACGAACGAGTCACCGTCGCCCGCCAGCTCCAGCGGGCCATGCTCACCGAACTGCCCGACGTACCAGGCCTGGAGCTGTCCGCCCTGTACCGGCCGGCCGCCCGCGACGACATGGTCGGCGGTGACTGGTACGACGCCTACCCGCTGCCGGTGGCACCGGGCGGGGCCGCCACGGGCGCGCTGTCGCTCACCGTCGGCGACATCACCGGGCACGACATGCGGGCGGCCGCGCTGATGGGCCAGGTCCGCAGCATGCTGCGCCAGGCCGATCACGACCATGCGGGCGAAGGCCCGGACCAGGCGCTCTGCGCACTGGAACGGGCCTGCCGCCGTCTGAACCTCCCGGCCAGCGGCACCGCCGTCCACGCCCACCTCACTCCGGCGGCCGACGGCCACTGGCGGCTGAGGTGGAGCAACGCGGGCCACCCGGCGCCGCTCGTGGTCACCGCGGACGGCGCCGTGGAGACCCTCGCGCGGCACGACGTGCTGCTGCACCACGCCCTGACACCGGGGCCCCGCACCTGCGACAGCCGTTCGCTGCCCCCGGGCAGCACCCTGCTGCTGTACACCGACGGGCTGGTCGAGGAGCGGGGAGGGGACATCGAGGACAACGTCGACCGGCTCTCCCAGCAGCTCACCACGGCTCCCCCGGGGGTTCCGCTGGACGCGTTGCTGCGGTCCCTCCTGGGCTCCGTCGGTCCGCGGGACGCGCGGGACGACGCCGTCCTGTTCGCGGTACGCGTCGCCGCCTCCTGA
- a CDS encoding roadblock/LC7 domain-containing protein encodes MTQRSSMDWMLKDLAAGVPQTRHVIVLSADGLCVAQYGAETDTADRLAAACAGLQSLAGAVAAELPSSEGRMRLVVIEMDGGFFYLMAAGDGSYLAVLADEGVDAGLMGAQMRNLVTRMGDHLSSPPRHDGQPA; translated from the coding sequence ATGACTCAGCGAAGCAGTATGGACTGGATGCTCAAGGACCTGGCCGCCGGCGTGCCGCAGACGCGGCACGTGATCGTGCTGTCCGCGGACGGCCTCTGCGTGGCCCAGTACGGGGCCGAGACGGACACGGCCGACCGCCTGGCGGCCGCGTGCGCCGGCCTGCAGAGCCTTGCCGGAGCGGTGGCCGCCGAACTGCCCAGCTCCGAGGGCAGAATGCGGCTGGTCGTGATCGAGATGGACGGCGGCTTCTTCTACCTCATGGCCGCCGGGGACGGCTCCTACCTCGCGGTCCTCGCCGACGAGGGCGTCGACGCGGGCCTGATGGGCGCGCAGATGCGCAACCTGGTGACCCGAATGGGGGACCACCTGAGCAGCCCGCCCCGGCACGACGGGCAGCCCGCGTGA
- a CDS encoding GTP-binding protein — translation MDFRSSDPPAGPREADVLPQSAAAAVKVVVVGGFGVGKTTMVGAVSEIKPLTTEETMTRAGVGVDDTWGVSHKITTTVAMDFGRISINDELVLYLFGTPGQERFWFLWRGLFEGALGAVVLLDTRRLEISFDVIGRLEERGVPFVVAVNSFPGAPDHPLEELREALDLPPAVPILVCDARRRDSSRDVLLTLMRYLHSQAATQEAM, via the coding sequence ATGGACTTCAGAAGCTCTGACCCGCCCGCCGGGCCGCGCGAGGCGGACGTACTCCCGCAGTCGGCCGCGGCGGCCGTGAAGGTCGTGGTCGTCGGCGGATTCGGCGTGGGCAAGACGACGATGGTCGGTGCCGTCAGCGAGATCAAACCGCTGACGACCGAGGAGACGATGACCAGGGCCGGCGTCGGTGTCGACGACACCTGGGGCGTCTCCCACAAGATCACCACCACCGTGGCCATGGACTTCGGCCGCATCAGCATCAACGACGAACTCGTCCTGTACCTGTTCGGAACACCCGGCCAGGAACGCTTCTGGTTCCTGTGGCGCGGGCTCTTCGAGGGCGCCCTCGGGGCCGTCGTACTCCTCGACACCCGGCGGCTGGAGATCAGCTTCGACGTCATCGGGCGGCTGGAGGAGCGCGGCGTCCCCTTCGTCGTGGCCGTCAACTCCTTCCCCGGCGCGCCCGACCACCCCCTGGAGGAGCTGCGCGAGGCCCTCGACCTGCCCCCCGCCGTCCCGATCCTCGTCTGCGACGCCAGAAGGCGGGACTCGTCCCGCGATGTCCTGCTGACCCTCATGCGCTACCTGCACTCCCAGGCAGCCACCCAGGAGGCAATGTGA
- a CDS encoding cytochrome P450, whose protein sequence is MSTTPTPPPGCPAHAAATAGGLYRLHGAEAQADPLALYEKLRAEHGPVAPVLVSGDLPAWLVLGHRENLDVARTSSRFARDPRGWRDMREGRVPADTPLGPMVSWVPVCNFTDGPVHERLRSAVVESLERFDKRGIRRYVTRFANQLVDQIAAEGYADLVPAFSDQLPMLVMTQLIGAPDEHGPLLVNAARDMLQGTETALQSDRYVTTTLENLVVERKAKPARDLASWLIEHPADLTDTEVLMHLRVVLIAAYETTANLIANTLRTVLTDPRFRASLSGGHMTLPDALEQVLWDDPPINTIIGRWATGDTVLGGQQVKAGDMILLGLAAGNADPQIRPDPSVSVHGNRSHLAFSSGPHECPGQDIGRAIADTGIEVLLDRLPDLQLAVDASELQWRGTLMSRHLLSLPVRFAPRSAPAPAPQLPVEHPAGHPVHPVIPPQPTAPPPVAGGRRRRGVSWWRRLLGRR, encoded by the coding sequence GTGAGCACCACCCCCACCCCACCGCCCGGGTGCCCCGCCCACGCCGCGGCGACCGCGGGCGGCCTGTACCGCCTGCACGGAGCGGAAGCCCAGGCGGACCCCCTCGCCCTGTACGAGAAGCTGCGGGCCGAGCACGGCCCGGTGGCCCCGGTGCTCGTGAGCGGGGACCTCCCGGCGTGGCTCGTCCTCGGCCACCGGGAGAACCTGGACGTCGCCCGCACCTCGTCGCGGTTCGCCCGCGACCCACGGGGCTGGCGCGACATGAGAGAGGGCCGCGTGCCGGCCGACACCCCGCTCGGCCCCATGGTCTCCTGGGTGCCGGTGTGCAACTTCACCGACGGCCCCGTCCACGAGCGGCTGCGCTCGGCCGTCGTGGAGTCCCTGGAGCGGTTCGACAAGCGCGGCATCCGCCGCTACGTGACGCGCTTCGCCAACCAGCTCGTCGACCAGATCGCCGCAGAGGGATACGCCGACCTGGTGCCGGCCTTCTCCGACCAGCTCCCCATGCTGGTCATGACGCAGCTCATCGGGGCACCCGACGAACACGGGCCGCTGCTCGTCAACGCGGCGCGCGACATGCTCCAGGGGACGGAGACGGCACTCCAGAGCGACCGCTACGTCACGACCACGCTGGAGAACCTGGTCGTCGAGCGCAAGGCCAAGCCCGCCCGCGACCTGGCCTCCTGGCTGATCGAGCACCCCGCGGACCTGACCGACACCGAAGTGCTCATGCACCTGCGCGTCGTGCTGATCGCGGCCTACGAGACCACGGCCAACCTGATCGCCAACACGCTGCGCACCGTCCTGACCGACCCGCGCTTCCGGGCGAGCCTCTCCGGAGGCCACATGACCCTGCCCGACGCACTGGAGCAGGTCCTCTGGGACGACCCGCCGATCAACACGATCATCGGGCGCTGGGCCACCGGGGACACCGTGCTCGGCGGCCAGCAGGTGAAGGCCGGGGACATGATCCTGCTCGGCCTTGCCGCGGGGAACGCCGACCCCCAGATCCGCCCCGACCCCTCCGTGTCCGTCCACGGCAACCGCTCGCACCTGGCGTTCAGCAGCGGCCCGCACGAGTGCCCCGGCCAGGACATCGGGCGCGCCATCGCGGACACCGGCATCGAGGTCCTGCTGGACCGGCTGCCCGACCTCCAGCTGGCGGTCGACGCGAGCGAGCTCCAGTGGCGCGGCACCCTGATGTCGCGTCACCTGCTGTCGCTGCCGGTGCGGTTCGCCCCGCGTTCCGCGCCCGCCCCGGCCCCGCAGCTCCCGGTGGAGCATCCGGCCGGGCATCCCGTCCACCCGGTGATCCCGCCGCAGCCGACGGCGCCGCCCCCGGTCGCCGGCGGCCGCAGGCGCCGTGGCGTCAGCTGGTGGCGCCGACTGCTCGGCCGCCGCTGA
- a CDS encoding spore photoproduct lyase family protein, with product MRAQQTGGGPDDGADALFGLEDIDPGRAPRPQGNAGPLFRDGPAARRLLSVGTIFAEPAAAASPRGRQVLARYPDAEVVPVDSHWRIPDLHGNEQNVDRWVRIKTETLVLGEKKTLTTRPNGRSADWIAPGPANGCAMACAYCYVPRRKGYANPVTVFTNIERTIAHLSRHIARLGPKPEANQCDPLAWVYDIGENSDCCVDALISDNVADLVHAFARWPAAKASFATKFVNPDLLLLEPRGRTRVRFSLMPPSDSRLLDIRTSPVESRIAAAGDFLDAGYEVHFNLSPVVLRPGWERDWSLLLRHMDDVLPARVKDQAAAEVIMLTHNKDLHELNLGWHPRAEDVLWQPRLQEPKRSQNGSWNVRYRSDVKAGAVAAVRELVAAHAPWLRIRYAF from the coding sequence ATGCGAGCCCAGCAGACCGGGGGCGGGCCGGACGACGGCGCAGACGCCCTGTTCGGCCTGGAGGACATCGACCCGGGGCGGGCGCCCCGCCCGCAGGGGAACGCCGGCCCGCTGTTCCGGGACGGTCCCGCCGCGCGCCGGCTGCTTTCCGTAGGCACGATCTTCGCCGAACCCGCGGCCGCGGCCTCCCCGCGCGGCAGGCAGGTCCTCGCCCGGTACCCCGACGCCGAGGTCGTCCCCGTCGACTCCCACTGGCGGATCCCCGACCTCCACGGGAACGAGCAGAACGTCGACCGCTGGGTCCGGATCAAGACGGAGACGCTGGTCCTGGGGGAGAAGAAGACGCTCACCACCCGGCCCAACGGCCGCTCCGCGGACTGGATCGCCCCCGGGCCGGCCAACGGCTGCGCCATGGCCTGCGCCTACTGCTACGTCCCGCGCCGCAAGGGCTACGCCAACCCGGTCACCGTCTTCACCAACATCGAGCGCACCATCGCCCACCTCTCCCGGCACATCGCGCGCCTCGGCCCCAAGCCCGAGGCCAACCAGTGCGATCCGCTCGCCTGGGTCTACGACATCGGCGAGAACAGCGACTGCTGCGTCGACGCCCTGATCAGCGACAACGTGGCCGACCTGGTGCACGCCTTCGCGCGGTGGCCCGCCGCCAAGGCGTCCTTCGCCACCAAGTTCGTCAACCCGGACCTGCTCCTCCTGGAGCCCCGAGGCCGCACCCGCGTGCGGTTCTCCCTCATGCCGCCGAGCGACTCCAGGCTGCTCGACATCCGCACCAGCCCGGTGGAGAGCCGCATCGCCGCCGCCGGGGACTTCCTGGACGCGGGCTACGAGGTCCACTTCAACCTCTCGCCCGTCGTCCTGCGCCCCGGCTGGGAGCGCGACTGGTCCCTGCTGCTCCGGCACATGGACGACGTGCTGCCCGCCCGGGTGAAGGACCAGGCGGCCGCCGAGGTCATCATGCTGACGCACAACAAGGACCTGCACGAGCTCAATCTCGGCTGGCACCCCCGCGCGGAGGACGTCCTGTGGCAGCCCCGCCTCCAGGAGCCGAAGCGTTCGCAGAACGGCAGCTGGAACGTCCGCTACCGCAGTGACGTCAAGGCCGGGGCCGTCGCGGCGGTGCGTGAGCTCGTCGCCGCCCACGCGCCGTGGCTGCGGATCCGATACGCCTTCTGA
- a CDS encoding sensor histidine kinase: MEQRDIPPETAHPEAGASRALPAIGSLAAVCLVGALVSSSGPVGTILIAAGGLCTAAVFVEALRRGRALAARGSEIAALRHTLARQETEATRLSAVVLPEAIERLRRGEVAEEVLTSLGGRAGHGNRWGNDAALTPRFRAALQAVLAHVIDAVDNEESLRDSAQRAFVNVARRVQAIVHQQAHEMREMEDRHGRNPDVFGDLLRLDHGTALIGRLADSISVLGGARPGRQWSRAVTLYSVMRGAMSRIIDYQRVELHSVTEVAVVGPVVEPLIHTLAELLDNATRYSPPHTRVHLTAVEVQSGIAVEIEDGGLSMSEEARARAEKMLAQAQSGIDLNDLGETPRLGLAVVGRLAQAYGFQVSLRSSAYGGVRAVVIVPQHLITTASAATGLAHGIGSSSGPRAVSATPREHPVDAMSAGVPVPRPTPAPSPGPMPGPMPGPMPASGGPTAERTATGLPQRRRKDRVATSEVRPAARPQPADDNGPGMWLEAFHSGLSGEPGQDAPGAQDASGSATKGA; this comes from the coding sequence ATGGAGCAAAGAGACATTCCACCCGAAACGGCTCACCCGGAAGCGGGAGCAAGCCGGGCGCTGCCCGCGATCGGGTCCCTGGCCGCCGTCTGTCTGGTCGGGGCGCTTGTTTCCTCCTCCGGGCCGGTCGGCACCATCCTGATCGCCGCGGGCGGCCTGTGCACCGCCGCGGTGTTCGTCGAAGCCCTACGGCGCGGCCGCGCCCTCGCCGCCCGGGGCTCCGAGATCGCCGCGCTCCGGCACACCCTGGCCCGGCAGGAGACCGAGGCGACCCGCCTGTCCGCGGTGGTGCTCCCCGAGGCCATCGAGCGACTGCGCCGGGGCGAGGTGGCCGAGGAGGTGCTCACCTCCCTGGGCGGCCGCGCCGGACACGGCAACCGCTGGGGCAACGACGCCGCCCTCACGCCGCGCTTCAGAGCCGCGCTGCAGGCCGTACTGGCCCACGTCATCGACGCCGTCGACAACGAGGAGAGCCTGCGCGACTCGGCGCAGCGGGCCTTCGTGAACGTCGCCCGCCGCGTGCAGGCGATCGTCCACCAGCAGGCGCACGAGATGCGCGAGATGGAGGACCGGCACGGCCGCAACCCGGACGTGTTCGGAGACCTCCTGCGCCTGGACCACGGCACCGCCCTCATCGGCAGGCTCGCCGACTCCATCTCCGTCCTCGGCGGTGCGCGCCCCGGCCGGCAGTGGAGCAGGGCCGTCACCCTCTACAGCGTCATGCGCGGCGCCATGTCGAGGATCATCGACTACCAGCGGGTCGAGCTCCACTCGGTCACCGAGGTCGCCGTCGTCGGCCCGGTCGTCGAGCCGCTGATCCACACCCTCGCCGAGCTGCTGGACAACGCCACCCGCTACTCCCCGCCGCACACCCGGGTCCACCTCACCGCCGTCGAGGTGCAGTCGGGCATCGCCGTGGAGATCGAGGACGGCGGACTGAGCATGAGCGAGGAGGCCCGCGCACGCGCCGAGAAGATGCTCGCGCAGGCGCAGTCCGGCATCGACCTCAACGACCTGGGCGAGACGCCGAGGCTCGGCCTGGCCGTGGTCGGCCGGCTCGCGCAGGCGTACGGGTTCCAGGTGTCCCTGCGCTCGTCCGCGTACGGCGGTGTCCGGGCCGTCGTCATCGTGCCGCAGCACCTGATCACCACCGCGTCGGCGGCGACCGGTCTCGCCCACGGCATCGGCTCCTCCTCGGGGCCCAGGGCGGTGTCCGCCACACCGCGGGAGCACCCCGTCGACGCGATGTCGGCCGGCGTCCCCGTGCCCCGGCCGACGCCGGCTCCGTCGCCCGGGCCGATGCCGGGCCCGATGCCCGGCCCGATGCCCGCCAGTGGCGGGCCGACCGCCGAACGTACCGCGACCGGCCTGCCGCAACGGCGCCGGAAGGACCGTGTCGCCACCTCCGAAGTCCGGCCGGCCGCGAGGCCGCAGCCGGCCGACGACAACGGCCCCGGAATGTGGCTGGAGGCGTTCCACAGCGGACTGTCGGGTGAGCCCGGCCAGGACGCGCCGGGCGCCCAGGATGCGTCGGGTTCAGCGACCAAAGGGGCGTAA
- a CDS encoding SDR family NAD(P)-dependent oxidoreductase has product MSMTYRGTTALITGASAGLGVEFARQWAERGADVVLVARRVERLEEIAADLRRRYGVKAHPVAVDLARPGAAAALHAELDGLGLRMQTLINNAGFGSHGPFADQDPTRISEMIQLNVTALTELTRQFLPDLTADGRGALVTVASAAAYQPTPAMAVYGATKAFVLNFTEAVAYETRSSSLRVLAVSPGPVRTEFFDVVGSQDAAVGRMATPEQVVTATRRALERDRTPPSIVVGLGNRLSATASTLAPRRLALTVAGRALKA; this is encoded by the coding sequence ATGTCTATGACATACCGCGGAACCACAGCCCTGATCACCGGGGCCAGCGCCGGCCTCGGCGTCGAGTTCGCCCGGCAGTGGGCCGAGCGCGGAGCGGACGTCGTACTCGTCGCCCGCCGCGTCGAGCGGCTGGAGGAGATCGCGGCGGACCTTCGGCGCCGGTACGGGGTGAAGGCGCACCCCGTCGCCGTCGACCTGGCCCGGCCGGGCGCCGCGGCCGCGCTGCACGCGGAGCTCGACGGGCTCGGACTGCGCATGCAGACCCTGATCAACAACGCGGGCTTCGGCAGCCACGGCCCGTTCGCCGACCAGGACCCCACCCGGATCAGCGAGATGATCCAGCTCAACGTGACGGCCCTGACGGAGCTGACCCGGCAGTTCCTGCCGGACCTGACGGCCGACGGCCGGGGCGCCCTCGTCACCGTCGCCAGCGCCGCCGCCTACCAGCCGACCCCGGCGATGGCGGTGTACGGGGCCACCAAGGCGTTCGTCCTGAACTTCACCGAGGCCGTCGCCTACGAGACGCGCTCCTCCTCGCTGCGGGTGCTCGCCGTCTCGCCCGGCCCGGTCCGTACCGAGTTCTTCGACGTCGTCGGCAGCCAGGACGCCGCCGTCGGGCGGATGGCCACCCCCGAGCAGGTCGTCACGGCGACCCGCCGGGCACTGGAACGCGACAGGACGCCGCCCAGCATCGTCGTCGGCCTCGGAAACCGGCTCTCTGCGACGGCCTCCACGCTGGCTCCGCGCCGCCTGGCCCTGACGGTGGCAGGGCGGGCCCTCAAGGCCTGA
- a CDS encoding sensor histidine kinase: MAIAAERRADAVVLSVTDACGGIPDEDLPRVFDTGWRGSRARTPPSGAGLGLAIVRGIVEAHSGHADVHNVPGGCRFELTLPAPA, from the coding sequence GTGGCGATCGCCGCGGAACGCCGAGCCGACGCGGTGGTGTTGTCCGTCACCGACGCCTGCGGCGGGATCCCGGATGAGGACCTGCCCCGTGTCTTCGACACCGGCTGGCGGGGGTCGCGGGCCCGTACGCCTCCCTCGGGTGCGGGCCTGGGCCTGGCGATCGTCCGGGGCATCGTCGAGGCCCATTCCGGGCACGCCGACGTCCACAACGTGCCCGGGGGCTGCCGCTTCGAACTGACCCTCCCGGCCCCCGCCTGA